In the genome of Carettochelys insculpta isolate YL-2023 chromosome 17, ASM3395843v1, whole genome shotgun sequence, the window GCTGTTCAAAGACTCATATCTTGCAAGAAAATAAGAGATCAGCACAGTCAATATATAAATGCAGGTGATTTAGTTCAGTGTGGGGCAGTAGAGTAAGCCAAAAAagtgttttcttgacaaaatgtgGCTTTAGATTAAAtggaaatttaattaaaaatcattttaattgaATATTTTGGAGTTTTCATTGGAAAACCAAAAATGTTTGGCCTTAAACCAAAATGTTATTGCATTAAGGTgccaaaaactgaaatattttaaattttcaggTTGGGGGGAGCTAAATATtacaaaaatgttcatttttttcattGGGTTTGGGGGTGGAATCCTTTTGGGATCAGCTCTAGCACACAGACAAGTCAGATCAGTAAGGTGAACTATTTGTTGTGGTATCTCTTCTGACTAGGTTTAGACTGTAACACACGGTGTCCAAAATACCTTGTTAATGTCAGTGAAATATTAATTTCAATAATCAAGGATTGCTTGTAGCCCACTTTTAATTTTCTGAAACAGGCGACCCAAAACTCCCAACGACTTGCTGGCACTCTTTCGTTACCCTCGGGACCCGTACACCATCGAAACAGCCCGAGCTGGTGAgatctttgaaaggaccctgcagctgATCCAAGAACATGTCCAGCAGGGGTTGATTGTGGACATGAATGGCACAGGTATGACAGGTTATTTCTGATCTCAGAGCAGAACATCAGAAAGTTCAGAGGAAGAATAAAGTTAAACCTGAGTGTAGAAAGGTGGAAAATCAGAACATTGCACCTAAAAGTTCAAACACTTAAATATCAGGAAGTGGAGAAACAAACTGTCCAGGATCCAGCACCAATGTTTAACTCTGCCCCTTACCCTGGCCATCGTTTTCCATCCAACTTTCAACTACTGCATCATATAATTCCCCAAAGAGTGAGGAAGCATAACCCAACAGTTGGGGCCTGGGtgccctgccccattccaccaCAATCTTCTTGGGTAACCCAGGGCAACTGGCTTAGGCCCAGTCTACACCTCAAACACAGGCCAACCTAGCTACATGCCTCAAGGCTGTGAAAAATTCACCGTCGTCAGAGCTATAGTTAAGCTGTTGATCTAAGCCCTGAGGGAGACACTGCTAAGTGAATAGAAGAAGTATTTTATTCGTCTCGCTATAACCCATGAAAGTGCTGGATTTACTACAGCAATGGAAAAACCCTTTCCATCATGGAGCAAGTGTTTAGACTGAAGCGgagtagctgccattatgctgctgttgcatttgtagtgtagacacagctctggtgtgtCTCTGTGTCTTGGTTCCTCGTTTATCAAGGGGAGGGAAGATAACCCTTTCCTACAGGGCTGCTGCGATGGTACATATATAAAAATTGGAAAGTGCTCAGATGTCAGCCACGTAACTACAATAAAGACacaaaaactaaacaaaccctGCTAATTAGAGGTTGGAAATCAGACCTTCCCTCACAGCATGGCCCAGTCACAACGACTTCTCATGTTATGCTTTCTGTAGTGTTCAGGCCAAAACCTGCTTCCATTCACCACATCGTGCTGGGGCCATGACCTGACTATTCGTCATTCACCCTCCCACAATCAGTCAAACACTCCACGTGCAGGCCAGAGACccaactggcattggccacctACAGGGAACTGATGATTGTCCCCAAGAAGCCCTCGTGGGGTGGCTGGGCGTACGTCTGCAAAGGCCGTGCTCTGATGTGTTGCTTTGGGGCTCTCTCACAGGCTATCGTTACAATGACCTGGTCTCCCCTCACTACCTGAATGTGATCGCCAACCTGTCCGGCTGCTCTGCCCACCGCCGCACCCCCAACTGCTCCGACATCTGTTTTCACAAGCGATACAGGAGCCACGATGGCTCCTGCAACAATCTCCAGCACCCAATGTGGGGCGCGTCCCTCACAGCCTTTCAGCGCCTCCTCAAACCGGCCTACCAGAATGGTTTTAACCTGCCCCGGGGCTTTTCTTTGGTGGAAGATTCTAGGGAGCTGCCCTTGCCGCTGCCTCGTCTCATCTCGACAGCCATGATAGGGACAGAAACCATCACCTCTGATGACCAGTTCACGCACATGCTCATGCAGTGGGGCCAGTTTCTGGACCACGACATGGACCAGACAGTGGCAGCCATCAGCATGTCGCGGTTCTCGGATGGGGCACCCTGCAGTGAGGTGTGCAGCAGTGACCCCCCGTGCTTCTCTGTCATGATCCCAGAGAATGACCCCCGGGTAAGGAACGGGCGCTGCATGTTCTTTGTTCGCTCCAGCCCCGTGTGTGGCAGTGGAATGACCTCCCTGCTGATGAACTCGGTCTATGCCAGGGAGCAGATCAATCACCTGACCTCTTACATCGACGCCTCCAACATCTATGGCAGCACAGAGCAGGAGTctcaggagctgagggacctgagCAACCAGAGAGGACTGCTGAAACAAGGGCAGGTGGTGTCCACCTCGGGAAAACATCTGCTCCCGTTTGCAGTGGGACCACCCACCGAGTGTATGCGGGACGAGAACGAGAGCCCTGTGCCGTGCTTCCTGGCCGGTGATCACCGAGCCAATGAGCAGCTGGGACTCACTGCCATGCACACACTCTGGTTCCGGGAGCACAACCGCCTTGCCACTGAGCTGCGAGCCCTAAATCCCCACTGGGATGGGGACACGCTCTACCATGAGGCACGCAAAATTGTGGGGGCCCAGATGCAGCACATCACCTACATGCACTGGCTCCCCAAGATCCTCGGGGAAGCTGGCATGAAGGTGCTGGGCGAATACAAAGGCTATGACCCCAATGTCAATGCTGGAATCCTCAACGCCTTTGCCACCGCCGCCTTCCGGTTCGGACACACGCTGATCAACCCCATACTATATCGGCTAAACGAAACCTTCCAGCCCATACGCCGAGGCCACATCCCCCTCCACAAGGCCTTCTTCTCCCCATTCAGGATCATCCATGAAGGTGGGATTGACCCTCTGCTTCGTGGCCTCTTTGGGGTCCCTGGGAAAATGCGGATCCCCTCTGAGCTCCTGAACATGGAGCTGACCGAGAAGCTCTTCTCCATGGCGCACTCTGTCTCCCTGGATCTGGCAGCGATCAACATCCAGAGGGGGAGGGACCACGGCATCCCACCGTACAATGACTTCAGGGTCTTCTGCAACCTCACGTCTGCACAGGAATTTGAAGACCTCAGGAATGAGATCAAGAACCTGGAGATCAGGGAAAAGCTCAGGAGGTATTGTGGTTTGGACCATGAGATCAGTTTCCCATTAGTAATgtaccccttcccccagcactttTCGACTGATCTAGTGTACTGCAATGGGATTCAGTAGCCAGGTTAAGGGACGTGGCATAATAATGAGACCTGGACGTTTCCAAGCGAGCTGCCCCTTACGTCTCGACCTCTAGCACTGTAGCAGGGGAGTAGCATGTTACTCTTTGGGTGTCAACCTGAGTCCCTGGTAGCTGTTTGCTAAGAGGACTAAATTGCCTGTTATCTATCTTGGTTACTGATCCTTATTGTTGAGTTAGATCCTCCCTTCCGTTGTCTAGATCagggcacagatgccaagagtggcacgtgagccaattttcattggcacatgaggcgggagctcagccccgtgcctcctcccccatacagctgggagcttgctcaaggccaggccacctgtgggttaacaaaacaacagctcatgctaccaacccccacctaacaggcaaagctctgcctcttaattgATTTATGAATGAAATTGCTGTAAGTAGGTcgattagtgactttagaaagtgtcaccagcactcggCCTGTCCATAGAGTTCAAAAGGACAAATTTCAGcagtctgcctcagaaaggttgctggcccctccTCTAGGTGGCTCGTGGAAGGCACTGTCCAAATGTTGCCCCAAAGAGCTCCTTACACCCAGATTCCTAGCCAGAAGAAGCAGTACTCCAGCCGAGATTGCTCTCCTCCCTCTGATCACCTTTCCCTTTTTGTCCCTCGCGGTGCAGTTTATATGGAACTACCAAAAATATTGACCTGTTTCCAGCACTGATGGTGGAAGATCTTGTCCCTGGGACCAGAGTTGGACCCACCCTGATGTGCCTGTTAGCAACGCAGTTCCGAAGACTTAGAGATGGGGATAGGTACCGTCATCTCCGGTCAAactggagctccctgctccaccccctacATTCAGCTTGGGTAGATCACTCCTCCCTGGTGGACATGTTGGGAATGAATTGCTGATTCCCCCAAGGGACAAGGGCTGTGATGGTTCCTTGTGGGGTTGGGGGTATAAAAATGTAAGAAGGGAAGTCTGGCTCTGTTCTGCTCTCTTCTGCCTATTCACTGGAAGACTTACGGGGCTACAAGTGTGTTATCCTGCACTTAGTTAAAAATGAATCCACTTGGGCTCCATTGGTAGTTTCAGGGTTTGTAAGTTATTCCATCTGCTGCCTCTGGCGTGGGAGCACTAGAAAATCAAGGGTGCGGGGCAGGGCGCGGAGGCTGGCCATATGTGATGTCAGTAGTGCCAGTGATAGCTTTGGGTACCTACTGATGGaatgggagtgggaggctggcCACCTCATGCTTAACTCActggctacactacagcagtccggAGCTCGGCTTGGGATGGCCCTGGCTGTACTAGGTATCCCGTAGAGAGGAGACAGGTGAGACCTGAGCAGTCACCGTTCGGGGCCTGGGAGCCCCTCAAATTCAGGTCCTGGAAAACCAAATGCCTGTGCCCTACCCCACTGcaccatccccagccctgcctcctcggcccctgctcccctgcttgTTAGCTTTAGTGATGCTGTGCATCGCAATCCCCTGCAGATTTTGGTACGAGAATCCTGGAGTTTTCACCCCTGCCCAGCTGACTCAGTTGAGGCAGACGTCGCTGGCTCGCATCATCTGTGACAACAGTGACCACATCCGACAGCTCCAGAGGGATGTGTTCCAGGTGGCCAGCTACCCCCAGGGCATGCTCAGCTGCGAGGAGGTCCCGGCAGTGGATCTCCGCATGTGGCAGGACTGCTGCgaaggtgggtgcaggggggcgATTGTGCTGCTTAGCATGTGGGTTCAGGCTGGGATGAGACCCTCCGAGGCCCGGGCTGGGCAGTAATTTTGCGGGGAGGGGAGCGGTTCCCTGAGATTCTCGTCAGTGGTCAAGGGGCTGCTCTTTTCTGCAGAAGCCTTGAATAAATTATACATCCTGATAAACCCATTGACCATGCTGCATCCTGGGCGCCCTTTCTTGCTCCCTGCCAAGCCTTGTGTGTCAGAGGATGGAGGCCATGATGACTTCACTCTCTATGACCTCAGTCCTCTCTGGGAATCAGTGGCTACAGTATAAGTGGCGGTGGGGGCTTGCATGCAGAATCAGCGTGTGCAGCTGGCTcgcagctgctcccctccctgtgTTGAAcggtgctccagcccaggagagGTTCTTGTACCATGTGCTTGTGCAGGGAACAGCACCAGCTCAGAGCTCCTTGATGTAGTTGTTATAGCTGCATATAGGACGAGGCAGGTTTAAGCTGGGTGGGCTGGGGAAAATTCAAGCCAGAACGGCTGAGCTTTCAGCATGAGCATCCCTCCAGACTCTCCTTTCCTTTGCTGCAGACTGCAGAACAAGGGGGCAGTTCAATGCTCTTTCTCAGCAATTGCGGAGCAAGAGGTCTCCTCGCTTCAGCTACCCAGAAGACAGCCCTTCAGAGCACCACCCTGCTGGGCCAAGGTGCAGTACCTCTGTCACTTTCTCCTTCCCAGTCTCTGGTCTCAGGAGGTTTCAACTTTCTGTGGACCACCCCCATGTGATCATTTGAAAtctgccagcccctgctcaggGCTACACTGCAGAGAGGTTCACAAaactaaatacagtaaaagctaaaATTATCTGGCACCTGGATAACCAGCTCATTGAGTTAACCAGCATGCCATGGGGCCAGCTTACTGGACAGCTCCAGTcactgtggggctggctgctgcagggccagctggctgTTCGatcctggctgccatggggctggctccccagccagggcctgctacccagctggggccagctgctgcagataACCAGCTCCTGCAGAGCCAGTTATCCAGCCAGAGCCAGCTGACTCACCAGTGGCAGTGGAGCTGTTGGAGTGGGGCTGGTGATTCCCTCCAGTACCCGGCACATATGATTATCCACCACTCccagttctggataatagacctTTTGCCGTATATCAAATCATACATGACTGATCAAACTGGTGCACGTAGAGTGCTGGATTTCTGCTAAGATCAGGGTGACGGTGCTGTTTAAGGAACTACGATTGTACAGAAATACCAACTCTGAGGCTGATCCAATGCCCAATAGAGTTGGTAGGAAACTGTCATTAGTTTTAATGGGTGCAAGATTGGGGTCTTGTGTTGTTGACAGTAAAGATGCAGGTTATTTTATGCTGCTCTTTCCCTGTGAATTGTCACCACTGTGGGGAGAAAAAACTGAAAACGAGATGTTGAGCCTTGTAAGGGCAGATTTTCAAAATCTCAGAGGCCTCAGGCCGTTCGTGGCAAAACTCTGCAATTGCACATCTAATCACTAGGGAGATGCACAGCAGTGTAACTTAGGGGTTTGCACTCACAGTTATGGTGAGTGCCTGTTCA includes:
- the LOC142021979 gene encoding peroxidasin homolog isoform X2, translated to MLGKYAVVHCFFLFLLLPNFSCSCPSRCLCFRTTVRCMHLMLENIPEVPAQTNILDLRFNRIREIQPQAFRKLKNLNTLLLNNNLIKQIARRSFEALQNLKYLYLYKNEIQRIQQHAFKGLHSLEQLYLHFNNLETLGPETFSDLPNLERLFLHNNKISRIQPGTFSQLESLKRLRLDSNALLCDCDLMWLAELLKKHSEQGNIQTAATCESPRELQGRSLTTLTTQEFNCERPRITTEPHDVDVKLGNTVYFTCRAEGNPKPEIIWLHNNNEIDMKDDGRLNLLQDGTLMIQNTKESDKGVYQCMAKNIAGEVKTQEVVLRYFGTPSMPSFVIQPQNTEVLVGESVTLECGVSGHPPPHVIWTLGTGSPLPGDSRFAITSSGGLYIQNVTFLDQGQYNCNASNSEGSVQATANIIVQDTPRFLSVPIGQTVTEGQSVDFSCTAEGHPSPVITWTRAGGPLPVDQRHSILSTGTLRISRVALHDQGQYECHAISAIGVKSFPVQLWVTPRVIPVFLHPPQDVVAETGQDVLITCAAQGDPRPTITWAKEGIQITESGKFHVSQDGTLSIRDLGVADQGRYECIARNTFGFTSSTMQLTITATDVGRSGDTFVASSIQEAISSVDHAINSTRTELFSKRPKTPNDLLALFRYPRDPYTIETARAGEIFERTLQLIQEHVQQGLIVDMNGTGYRYNDLVSPHYLNVIANLSGCSAHRRTPNCSDICFHKRYRSHDGSCNNLQHPMWGASLTAFQRLLKPAYQNGFNLPRGFSLVEDSRELPLPLPRLISTAMIGTETITSDDQFTHMLMQWGQFLDHDMDQTVAAISMSRFSDGAPCSEVCSSDPPCFSVMIPENDPRVRNGRCMFFVRSSPVCGSGMTSLLMNSVYAREQINHLTSYIDASNIYGSTEQESQELRDLSNQRGLLKQGQVVSTSGKHLLPFAVGPPTECMRDENESPVPCFLAGDHRANEQLGLTAMHTLWFREHNRLATELRALNPHWDGDTLYHEARKIVGAQMQHITYMHWLPKILGEAGMKVLGEYKGYDPNVNAGILNAFATAAFRFGHTLINPILYRLNETFQPIRRGHIPLHKAFFSPFRIIHEGGIDPLLRGLFGVPGKMRIPSELLNMELTEKLFSMAHSVSLDLAAINIQRGRDHGIPPYNDFRVFCNLTSAQEFEDLRNEIKNLEIREKLRSLYGTTKNIDLFPALMVEDLVPGTRVGPTLMCLLATQFRRLRDGDRFWYENPGVFTPAQLTQLRQTSLARIICDNSDHIRQLQRDVFQVASYPQGMLSCEEVPAVDLRMWQDCCEDCRTRGQFNALSQQLRSKRSPRFSYPEDSPSEHHPAGPRNEEPSHRPSSQEGLESFVADLEKTVSSLRKQVISSGQYSSHCSPPSQSAPLQEGPNTLAKEN
- the LOC142021979 gene encoding peroxidasin homolog isoform X1, yielding MLGKYAVVHCFFLFLLLPNFSCSCPSRCLCFRTTVRCMHLMLENIPEVPAQTNILDLRFNRIREIQPQAFRKLKNLNTLLLNNNLIKQIARRSFEALQNLKYLYLYKNEIQRIQQHAFKGLHSLEQLYLHFNNLETLGPETFSDLPNLERLFLHNNKISRIQPGTFSQLESLKRLRLDSNALLCDCDLMWLAELLKKHSEQGNIQTAATCESPRELQGRSLTTLTTQEFNCERPRITTEPHDVDVKLGNTVYFTCRAEGNPKPEIIWLHNNNEIDMKDDGRLNLLQDGTLMIQNTKESDKGVYQCMAKNIAGEVKTQEVVLRYFGTPSMPSFVIQPQNTEVLVGESVTLECGVSGHPPPHVIWTLGTGSPLPGDSRFAITSSGGLYIQNVTFLDQGQYNCNASNSEGSVQATANIIVQDTPRFLSVPIGQTVTEGQSVDFSCTAEGHPSPVITWTRAGGPLPVDQRHSILSTGTLRISRVALHDQGQYECHAISAIGVKSFPVQLWVTPRVIPVFLHPPQDVVAETGQDVLITCAAQGDPRPTITWAKEGIQITESGKFHVSQDGTLSIRDLGVADQGRYECIARNTFGFTSSTMQLTITATDVGRSGDTFVASSIQEAISSVDHAINSTRTELFSKRPKTPNDLLALFRYPRDPYTIETARAGEIFERTLQLIQEHVQQGLIVDMNGTGYRYNDLVSPHYLNVIANLSGCSAHRRTPNCSDICFHKRYRSHDGSCNNLQHPMWGASLTAFQRLLKPAYQNGFNLPRGFSLVEDSRELPLPLPRLISTAMIGTETITSDDQFTHMLMQWGQFLDHDMDQTVAAISMSRFSDGAPCSEVCSSDPPCFSVMIPENDPRVRNGRCMFFVRSSPVCGSGMTSLLMNSVYAREQINHLTSYIDASNIYGSTEQESQELRDLSNQRGLLKQGQVVSTSGKHLLPFAVGPPTECMRDENESPVPCFLAGDHRANEQLGLTAMHTLWFREHNRLATELRALNPHWDGDTLYHEARKIVGAQMQHITYMHWLPKILGEAGMKVLGEYKGYDPNVNAGILNAFATAAFRFGHTLINPILYRLNETFQPIRRGHIPLHKAFFSPFRIIHEGGIDPLLRGLFGVPGKMRIPSELLNMELTEKLFSMAHSVSLDLAAINIQRGRDHGIPPYNDFRVFCNLTSAQEFEDLRNEIKNLEIREKLRSLYGTTKNIDLFPALMVEDLVPGTRVGPTLMCLLATQFRRLRDGDRFWYENPGVFTPAQLTQLRQTSLARIICDNSDHIRQLQRDVFQVASYPQGMLSCEEVPAVDLRMWQDCCEDCRTRGQFNALSQQLRSKRSPRFSYPEDSPSEHHPAGPRNEEPSHRPSSQEGLESFVADLEKTVSSLRKQVQALEGQLKWQQRSTEEYRLWKKTGEKWRKR
- the LOC142021979 gene encoding peroxidasin homolog isoform X3 — its product is MKDDGRLNLLQDGTLMIQNTKESDKGVYQCMAKNIAGEVKTQEVVLRYFGTPSMPSFVIQPQNTEVLVGESVTLECGVSGHPPPHVIWTLGTGSPLPGDSRFAITSSGGLYIQNVTFLDQGQYNCNASNSEGSVQATANIIVQDTPRFLSVPIGQTVTEGQSVDFSCTAEGHPSPVITWTRAGGPLPVDQRHSILSTGTLRISRVALHDQGQYECHAISAIGVKSFPVQLWVTPRVIPVFLHPPQDVVAETGQDVLITCAAQGDPRPTITWAKEGIQITESGKFHVSQDGTLSIRDLGVADQGRYECIARNTFGFTSSTMQLTITATDVGRSGDTFVASSIQEAISSVDHAINSTRTELFSKRPKTPNDLLALFRYPRDPYTIETARAGEIFERTLQLIQEHVQQGLIVDMNGTGYRYNDLVSPHYLNVIANLSGCSAHRRTPNCSDICFHKRYRSHDGSCNNLQHPMWGASLTAFQRLLKPAYQNGFNLPRGFSLVEDSRELPLPLPRLISTAMIGTETITSDDQFTHMLMQWGQFLDHDMDQTVAAISMSRFSDGAPCSEVCSSDPPCFSVMIPENDPRVRNGRCMFFVRSSPVCGSGMTSLLMNSVYAREQINHLTSYIDASNIYGSTEQESQELRDLSNQRGLLKQGQVVSTSGKHLLPFAVGPPTECMRDENESPVPCFLAGDHRANEQLGLTAMHTLWFREHNRLATELRALNPHWDGDTLYHEARKIVGAQMQHITYMHWLPKILGEAGMKVLGEYKGYDPNVNAGILNAFATAAFRFGHTLINPILYRLNETFQPIRRGHIPLHKAFFSPFRIIHEGGIDPLLRGLFGVPGKMRIPSELLNMELTEKLFSMAHSVSLDLAAINIQRGRDHGIPPYNDFRVFCNLTSAQEFEDLRNEIKNLEIREKLRSLYGTTKNIDLFPALMVEDLVPGTRVGPTLMCLLATQFRRLRDGDRFWYENPGVFTPAQLTQLRQTSLARIICDNSDHIRQLQRDVFQVASYPQGMLSCEEVPAVDLRMWQDCCEDCRTRGQFNALSQQLRSKRSPRFSYPEDSPSEHHPAGPRNEEPSHRPSSQEGLESFVADLEKTVSSLRKQVQALEGQLKWQQRSTEEYRLWKKTGEKWRKR